A region from the Gallus gallus isolate bGalGal1 chromosome 25, bGalGal1.mat.broiler.GRCg7b, whole genome shotgun sequence genome encodes:
- the LOC429492 gene encoding feather keratin 3: protein MSCFDLCRPCGPTPLANSCNEACVRQCQDSRVVIQPSPVVVTLPGPILSSFPQNTAVGSSTSAAVGSILSEEGVPISSGGFGISGLGSRFSGRRCLPC, encoded by the coding sequence ATGTCCTGCTTCGATCTGTGCCGTCCCTGTGGCCCGACCCCActggccaacagctgcaacgagGCCTGTGTGCGCCAGTGCCAGGACTCCCGGGTGGTGATCCAGCCCTCTCCCGTGGTGGTCACCCTGCCtggacccatcctcagctccttcccccagaacaccgctgtgggctccagcacctctgctgctgttggcagcatcCTGAGTGAGGAGGGAGTGCCCATCTCCTCCGGTGGCTTTGGCATCTCTGGCCTGGGCAGCCGCTTCTCTGGCAGGAGGTGTCTGCCCTGCTAA
- the LOC100859427 gene encoding feather keratin 1-like, whose protein sequence is MSCFSLCRPCGPTPLANSCNEACVRQCQDSRVVIQPSPVVVTLPGPILSSFPQNTAVGSSTSAAVGSILSQEGVPISSGGFGISGLGSRISGSRYLPC, encoded by the coding sequence ATGTCCTGCTTCAGTCTGTGCCGTCCCTGTGGCCCGACCCCgctggccaacagctgcaacgagGCCTGTGTGCGCCAGTGCCAGGACTCCCGGGTGGTGATTCAGCCCTCTCCCGTGGTGGTCACCCTGCCtggacccatcctcagctccttcccccagaacaccgctgtgggctccagcacctctgctgctgttggcagcatcCTGAGCCAGGAGGGAGTGCCTATCTCCTCTGGTGGCTTTGGCATCTCTGGCCTGGGCAGCCGCATCTCTGGCAGTAGGTACCTGCCCTGCTAA
- the LOC426914 gene encoding feather keratin 1-like → MSCFDLCRPCGPTPLANSCNEPCVRQCQDSRVVIQPSPVVVTLPGPILSSFPQNTAVGSSTSAAVGSILSQEGVPISSGGFGISGLGSRFSGSRYLPC, encoded by the coding sequence ATGTCCTGCTTCGATCTGTGCCGTCCCTGTGGCCCGACCCCgctggccaacagctgcaacgagccctGTGTGCGTCAGTGCCAGGACTCCCGGGTGGTGATCCAGCCCTCTCCTGtggtggtgaccctgcctggacccatcctcagctccttcccccagaacaccgctgtgggctccagcacctctgctgctgttggcagcatcCTGAGCCAGGAGGGAGTGCCTATCTCCTCTGGTGGCTTTGGCATCTCTGGCCTGGGCAGCCGCTTCTCTGGCAGTAGGTACCTGCCCTGCTAA
- the LOC100859249 gene encoding feather keratin 3-like has protein sequence MSCFSLCSPCGPTPLANSCNEACVRQCQDSRVVIQPSSVVVTLPGPILSSFPQNTAVGSSTSAAVGSILSEEGVPISSGGFGISGLGSRISGSRYLPC, from the coding sequence ATGTCCTGCTTCAGTCTGTGCAGCCCCTGTGGCCCGACCCCgctggccaacagctgcaacgagGCCTGTGTGCGCCAGTGCCAGGACTCCCGGGTGGTGATCCAGCCCTCTTCCGTGGTGGTCACCCTGCCtggacccatcctcagctccttcccccagaacaccgctgtgggctccagcacctctgctgctgttggcagcatcCTGAGTGAGGAGGGAGTGCCTATCTCCTCTGGTGGCTTTGGCATCTCCGGCCTGGGCAGCCGCATCTCTGGCAGTAGGTACCTGCCCTGCTAA
- the LOC121107564 gene encoding feather keratin 3-like, which produces MSCFSLCSPCGPTPLANSCNEVCVRQCQASRVVIQPSPVVVTLPGPILSSFPQNTAVGSSTSAAVGSILSEEGVPISSGGFGISGLGSRISGSRYPPC; this is translated from the coding sequence ATGTCCTGCTTCAGTCTGTGCAGCCCCTGTGGCCCGACCCCgctggccaacagctgcaacgagGTCTGTGTGCGCCAGTGCCAGGCCTCCCGGGTGGTGATCCAGCCCTCTCCCGTGGTGGTCACCCTGCCtggacccatcctcagctccttcccccagaacaccgctgtgggctccagcacctctgctgctgttggcagcatcCTGAGTGAGGAGGGAGTGCCTATCTCCTCTGGTGGCTTTGGTATCTCCGGCCTGGGCAGCCGCATCTCTGGCAGTAGGTACCCGCCCTGCTAA
- the LOC121107565 gene encoding feather keratin 3-like: MSCFSLCSPCGPTPLANSCNEVCVRQCQASRVVIQPSPVVVTLPGPILSSFPQNTAVGSSTSAAVGSILSEEGVPISSGGFGISGLGSRISGSRYPPC; encoded by the coding sequence ATGTCCTGCTTCAGTCTGTGCAGCCCCTGTGGCCCGACCCCgctggccaacagctgcaacgagGTCTGTGTGCGCCAGTGCCAGGCCTCCCGGGTGGTGATTCAGCCCTCTCCCGTGGTGGTCACCCTGCCtggacccatcctcagctccttcccccagaacaccgctgtgggctccagcacctctgctgctgttggcagcatcCTGAGTGAGGAGGGAGTGCCTATCTCCTCTGGTGGCTTTGGCATCTCCGGCCTGGGCAGCCGCATCTCTGGCAGTAGGTACCCGCCCTGCTAA
- the LOC121107568 gene encoding feather keratin 1-like: MSCFSLCSPCGPTPLANSCTEPCVRQCQASRVVIQPSPVVVTLPGPILSSFPQNTAVGSSTSAAVGSILSQEGVPISSGGFGISGLGSRISGSRYPPC, encoded by the coding sequence ATGTCCTGCTTCAGTCTGTGCAGCCCCTGTGGCCCGACCCCGCTGGCCAACAGCTGCACCGAGCCCTGTGTGCGCCAGTGCCAGGCCTCCCGGGTGGTGATTCAGCCCTCTCCCGTGGTGGTCACCCTGCCtggacccatcctcagctccttcccccagaacaccgctgtgggctccagcacctctgctgctgttggcagcatcCTGAGCCAGGAGGGAGTGCCTATCTCCTCTGGTGGCTTTGGCATCTCCGGCCTGGGCAGCCGCATCTCTGGCAGTAGGTACCCGCCCTGCTAA
- the LOC121107569 gene encoding feather keratin 3-like translates to MSCFSLCSPCGPTPLANSCNEVCVRQCQASRVVIQPSSVVVTLPGPILSSFPQNTAVGSSTSAAVGSILSQEGVPISSGGFGISGLGSHISGSRYPPC, encoded by the coding sequence ATGTCCTGCTTCAGTCTGTGCAGCCCCTGTGGCCCGACCCCgctggccaacagctgcaacgagGTCTGTGTGCGCCAGTGCCAGGCCTCCCGGGTGGTGATCCAGCCCTCTTCCGTGGTGGTCACCCTGCCtggacccatcctcagctccttcccccagaacaccgctgtgggctccagcacctctgctgctgttggcagcatcCTGAGCCAGGAGGGAGTGCCTATCTCCTCTGGTGGCTTTGGCATCTCCGGCCTGGGCAGCCACATCTCTGGCAGTAGGTACCCGCCCTGCTAA
- the LOC100859148 gene encoding feather keratin 3-like, which produces MSCFSLCSPCGPTPLANSCTEPCVRQCQASRVVIQPSSVVVTLPGPILSSFPQNTAVGSSTSAAVGSILSQEGVPISSGGFGISGLGSCISGSRYPPC; this is translated from the coding sequence ATGTCCTGCTTCAGTCTGTGCAGCCCCTGTGGCCCGACCCCGCTGGCCAACAGCTGCACCGAGCCCTGTGTGCGCCAGTGCCAGGCCTCCCGGGTGGTGATCCAGCCCTCTTCCGTGGTGGTCACCCTGCCtggacccatcctcagctccttcccccagaacaccgctgtgggctccagcacctctgctgctgttggcagcatcCTGAGCCAGGAGGGAGTGCCTATCTCCTCTGGTGGCTTTGGCATCTCCGGCCTGGGCAGCTGCATCTCTGGCAGTAGGTACCCGCCCTGCTAA
- the LOC100859191 gene encoding feather keratin 3-like, translating to MSCFSLCSPCGPTPLANSCTEPCVRQCQASRVVIQPSSVVVTLPGPILSSFPQNTAVGSSTSAAVGSILSQEGVPISSGGFGISGLGSCISGSRYPPC from the coding sequence ATGTCCTGCTTCAGTCTGTGCAGCCCCTGTGGCCCAACCCCGCTGGCCAACAGCTGCACCGAGCCCTGTGTGCGCCAGTGCCAGGCCTCCCGGGTGGTGATCCAGCCCTCTTCCGTGGTGGTCACCCTGCCtggacccatcctcagctccttcccccagaacaccgctgtgggctccagcacctctgctgctgttggcagcatcCTGAGCCAGGAGGGAGTGCCTATCTCCTCTGGTGGCTTTGGCATCTCCGGCCTGGGCAGCTGCATCTCTGGCAGTAGGTACCCGCCCTGCTAA
- the LOC121107570 gene encoding feather keratin 3-like: MSCFSLCSPCGPTPLANSCNEVCVRQCQASRVVIQPSPVVVTLPGPILSSFPQNTAVGSSTSAAVGSILSEEGVPISSGGFGISGLGSRISGSRYLPC, encoded by the coding sequence ATGTCCTGCTTCAGTCTGTGCAGCCCCTGTGGCCCGACCCCgctggccaacagctgcaacgagGTCTGTGTGCGCCAGTGCCAGGCCTCCCGGGTGGTGATTCAGCCCTCTCCCGTGGTGGTCACCCTGCCtggacccatcctcagctccttcccccagaacaccgctgtgggctccagcacctctgctgctgttggcagcatcCTGAGTGAGGAGGGAGTGCCTATCTCCTCCGGTGGCTTTGGTATCTCCGGCCTGGGCAGCCGCATCTCTGGCAGTAGGTACCTGCCCTGCTAA
- the LOC769121 gene encoding feather keratin 1-like, whose amino-acid sequence MSCFDLCRPCGPTPLANSCNEVCVRQCQDSRVVIQPSPVVVTLPGPILSSFPQNTAVGSSTSAAVGSILSEEGVPISSGGFGISGLGSRFSGRRYLPC is encoded by the coding sequence ATGTCCTGCTTCGATCTGTGCCGTCCCTGTGGCCCAACCCCActggccaacagctgcaacgagGTCTGTGTGCGCCAGTGCCAGGACTCCCGGGTGGTGATCCAGCCGTCTCCTGtggtggtgaccctgcctggacccatcctcagctccttcccccagaacactgctgtgggctccagcacctctgctgctgttggcagcatcCTGAGTGAGGAGGGAGTCCCCATCTCCTCTGGTGGCTTTGGCATCTCTGGCCTGGGCAGCCGATTCTCTGGCAGGAGGTACCTGCCCTGCTAA